A window of the Bufo gargarizans isolate SCDJY-AF-19 chromosome 1, ASM1485885v1, whole genome shotgun sequence genome harbors these coding sequences:
- the LOC122924975 gene encoding oocyte zinc finger protein XlCOF6.1-like, with amino-acid sequence MELSPIHIYIGGVLDSGGLFCGSVRFPTCLLYCTELLQMTNQGEDLTDIKVEDEEERMMGDPPCESEEEEDIPGDVTTGNLSKNSKENFMLSLDHKVEDEDIMQRSSGENLITLIVQPGPHSTDLSYNLSDEKPSPDQSQIVTTSTSQKGGEKFHCGKESKKGSVLSIHRRICTRKKPYSCSECGKSFREKSYLIVHERRHTGEKPYSCSECGKCFIDKSSLVRHKRRHRGEKLYPCSECGKCFTDKSNRVRHEKAHTGEKPYSCSECGKCFTQKSNLVKHQIFHTGERLYSCSQCGKCFAQKSDLVRHERSHTGEKPYSCSECGKCFTDKSNLVKHQRMHTGEKPYFCSECGDCFITKAKLSFHQRRHTGEKPYSCSDCGKCFNDKSNLVKHQKLHTREKPYSCSECGKCFIAKAKLSHQSSHTEENPF; translated from the exons atggagctgagccctatacacatctatatagggggggtcCTAGATTCTGGGGGTCTCttctgtggatctgttagatttcccacctgtctgctgtattgtactgaattgttacagatgacaaatcagggggaagatctgactgatattaaagtggaggatgaagaagagcggatgatgggcgatcccccgtgtgagagtgaggaggaggaggacattccaggagatgtcaccacag GAAATCTCAGTAAGAATTCTAAAGAAAACTTCATGTTATCACTAGATCATAAAGTAGAAGATGAAGATATCATGCAGCGCTCCTCAGGAGAAAACCTCATTACCCTTATTGTACAACCAGGACCTCACAGTACAGATCTATCATATAATCTCTCTGATGAGaaaccttctcctgaccaatcacagattgttaccacAAGTACAAGTCAGAAAGGGGGTGAAAAGTTTCACTGTGGTAAAGAGTCCAAAAAAGGCTCAGTTCTTTCTATACACAGAAGAATTTGCACAAGAAAGAAGCCatactcctgttcagaatgtgggaagagcTTTCGAGAAAAATCATATCTTATTGTACACGAgagacgtcacacaggagaaaagccatattcatgttcagaatgtggtaagtGCTTCATAGATAAATCAAGCCTTGTTAGACACAAAAGACGTCACAGAGGAGAGAAGCTatatccatgttcagaatgtgggaaatgttttacagataaatcaaatcGTGTTAGACATGAGAAagctcacacaggagaaaagccatattcatgttcagaatgtgggaaatgttttacacagaaatcaaatcttgttaaacaCCAGATATTTCATACAGGAGAGAGGCTGTATTCATGTtcacaatgtgggaaatgttttgcgcaaaaatcagatcttgttagacatgagagaagtcacactggagagaaaccgtattcatgttcagaatgtgggaaatgttttacagataaatcaaatcttgttaaacatcagagaatgcacacaggggagaagccatacttctgttcagaatgtggggacTGTTTTATTACTAAAGCCAAACTTAGTTTTCATCAAAGAAGACACactggagagaaaccatattcatgttcagattgtgggaaatgttttaatgaTAAATCAAATCTAGTTAAACATCAGAAATTACATAcaagggagaagccatattcatgttcagaatgtgggaaatgttttattgcaAAAGCCAAACTTAGTCATCAGAGCAGTCACACAGAGGAGAATCCGTTTTGA